Proteins encoded by one window of Methanobacterium sp. CWC-01:
- a CDS encoding PD-(D/E)XK nuclease family protein: MKDSRPTYHPEIAQVRIIDGQNNFPISWLNTQGYCEYCIYLENVKGITAPRTMAMKRGSKVHHVLEEEFKKDAVPTTMEEMMETSKTVEILSRELYVESARHGIRGLIDEIWMTPDEFIIIDDKPGKIAYSSQINQVFGYCLAFKDKYGDGRRIIASLRQSTSGDVFWQHYFDEKAENRIKSIVHHVHQALLFNEEFLATENPNKCRSCRFSAKCDRRIEP; this comes from the coding sequence ATGAAAGATTCACGTCCAACTTACCACCCGGAAATTGCACAGGTACGGATTATTGATGGTCAGAATAACTTTCCCATAAGCTGGCTTAACACCCAGGGGTACTGTGAGTACTGCATTTACCTGGAGAATGTTAAAGGAATCACTGCCCCACGCACCATGGCTATGAAGAGGGGAAGCAAGGTTCATCACGTGCTGGAAGAGGAGTTTAAAAAGGATGCGGTTCCCACCACCATGGAAGAAATGATGGAGACTTCCAAAACCGTTGAAATACTTTCCCGGGAGTTATATGTGGAATCGGCTCGTCATGGTATTCGAGGACTTATTGATGAGATATGGATGACTCCTGATGAGTTCATAATTATCGATGATAAACCGGGAAAAATTGCTTATTCCTCCCAAATAAATCAGGTTTTTGGGTACTGTCTCGCCTTTAAGGACAAATATGGTGATGGGCGCAGAATAATTGCTTCTCTACGCCAGAGCACTTCTGGGGATGTTTTCTGGCAGCATTACTTTGATGAAAAAGCTGAAAACCGGATAAAAAGCATTGTTCATCATGTTCATCAGGCTCTCTTGTTCAATGAAGAGTTTTTAGCTACTGAAAATCCAAATAAATGTCGTAGCTGCCGTTTTAGCGCTAAATGCGACCGTCGGATTGAACCCTAA